In the Telopea speciosissima isolate NSW1024214 ecotype Mountain lineage chromosome 2, Tspe_v1, whole genome shotgun sequence genome, one interval contains:
- the LOC122653218 gene encoding uncharacterized protein LOC122653218, with translation MASEMIIKYREKAEIIHGEELCKKRSTELLEEMMLPNNLLPVEEMEEVGVNKEDGFFWLKLKKAQKYKFPKVGDTLYATEIAGFIEPRRLKNLKGVTAKELMLTFTITEIYIDDPSSGKINFKTASGFSRKHPISCFELPKSDKK, from the coding sequence ATGGCTTCAGAAATGATCATAAAATACAGAGAGAAAGCAGAGATCATCCATGGCGAggagctatgcaagaagagatCAACTGAGCTCTTAGAAGAGATGATGTTGCCCAACAATTTGCTACCagtggaggagatggaggaagTGGGTGTCAACAAAGAAGATGGCTTCTTCTGGTTGAAGCTGAAGAAAGCCCAGAAGTACAAATTCCCCAAAGTTGGTGACACCCTCTATGCTACAGAAATCGCAGGCTTCATCGAACCTCGTCGTCTTAAAAACTTGAAAGGAGTGACTGCTAAGGAGTTAATGCTCACCTTCACCATCACTGAAATTTATATCGATGATCCTTCCTCTGGGAAGATCAACTTCAAGACTGCTAGTGGTTTTTCTCGTAAACACCCCATCTCTTGCTTTGAGCTCCCAAAATCAGACAAGAAATGA